The following proteins are co-located in the Streptomyces sp. NBC_00435 genome:
- the recA gene encoding recombinase RecA, which translates to MAGNDREKALDAALAQIERQFGKGAVMRLGDKPNDPIEVIPTGSTALDIALGVGGLPRGRVIEVYGPESSGKTTLTLHAVANAQKAGGTVAFVDAEHALDPEYAKALGVDTDNLILSQPDTGEQALEIVDMLVRSGALDLIVIDSVAALVPRAEIEGEMGDSHVGLQARLMSQALRKITGALSQSKTTAIFINQLREKIGVMFGSPETTTGGRALKFYASVRLDIRRIETLKDGTDAVGNRTRVKVVKNKVAPPFKQAEFDILYGHGISREGGLIDMGVEHGFVRKAGAWYTYEGDQLGQGKENARKFLCDNPALSDEIERKIKEKLGVGVRKDAAATATATATAEAGADASTETAAVPAPASKAKTAAKAAVAKS; encoded by the coding sequence ATGGCAGGCAACGACCGCGAGAAGGCTCTCGACGCCGCGCTCGCACAGATTGAACGGCAGTTCGGCAAGGGTGCCGTGATGCGGCTCGGCGACAAGCCGAACGACCCCATCGAGGTCATCCCCACCGGATCGACCGCACTGGACATCGCGCTCGGCGTCGGCGGTCTGCCGCGCGGCCGTGTGATCGAGGTGTACGGACCGGAGTCCTCCGGTAAGACGACCCTGACCCTCCACGCCGTGGCCAACGCGCAGAAGGCCGGCGGCACCGTGGCCTTCGTGGACGCCGAGCACGCGCTCGACCCCGAGTACGCCAAGGCCCTCGGCGTCGACACCGACAACCTCATCCTGTCCCAGCCGGACACCGGCGAGCAGGCGCTGGAGATCGTGGACATGCTGGTCCGCTCCGGTGCGCTCGACCTGATCGTCATCGACTCCGTCGCGGCTCTCGTGCCGCGGGCCGAGATCGAGGGCGAGATGGGCGACTCGCACGTGGGTCTCCAGGCCCGTCTGATGAGCCAGGCCCTCCGGAAGATCACCGGTGCGCTCAGCCAGTCCAAGACCACCGCGATCTTCATCAACCAGCTCCGCGAGAAGATCGGCGTGATGTTCGGCTCGCCGGAGACCACCACCGGTGGTCGCGCGCTGAAGTTCTACGCCTCCGTGCGCCTCGACATCCGGCGCATCGAGACCCTCAAGGACGGCACGGACGCGGTCGGCAACCGCACCCGCGTCAAGGTCGTCAAGAACAAGGTCGCGCCGCCCTTCAAGCAGGCCGAGTTCGACATCCTCTACGGCCACGGCATCAGCCGCGAGGGCGGCCTGATCGACATGGGCGTGGAGCACGGCTTCGTCCGCAAGGCCGGCGCCTGGTACACGTACGAGGGCGACCAGCTCGGCCAGGGCAAGGAGAACGCGCGGAAGTTCCTCTGCGACAACCCCGCCCTCTCCGACGAGATCGAGCGGAAGATCAAGGAGAAGCTGGGCGTCGGTGTCCGCAAGGACGCCGCTGCCACCGCCACCGCCACCGCCACGGCCGAGGCCGGCGCGGACGCGTCCACCGAGACCGCGGCCGTGCCCGCTCCCGCGTCGAAGGCGAAGACCGCGGCCAAGGCCGCCGTCGCCAAGAGCTGA
- the recX gene encoding recombination regulator RecX — protein MWEQERGGGGDGREGRRAGSREGRRPFGREGSRGGGRAGSREGGPEGRLAEGRGAEGRESRQELPPQSPEEQARAICLRLLTGMPRTRRQLADALAKRDIPEEVSEQVLSRFEEVGLIDDAAFAGAWVESRHRGRGLARRALAQELRTKGVDPTLVQEALEQLDSDQEEETARELVERKLRATRGLERDKRIRRLAGMLARKGYPEGMALRVVRRALEAEGEDADDLGYPGG, from the coding sequence GTGTGGGAGCAGGAAAGGGGCGGCGGCGGAGACGGCCGGGAGGGCCGGCGCGCGGGCAGTCGTGAGGGCCGCCGCCCATTCGGTCGTGAAGGCAGTCGTGGAGGCGGCCGGGCAGGCAGTCGTGAAGGCGGCCCGGAAGGTCGCCTCGCGGAAGGCCGGGGCGCCGAGGGCAGGGAAAGCCGTCAGGAGCTGCCGCCCCAGAGTCCCGAGGAGCAGGCGCGGGCGATCTGTCTGCGTCTGCTCACCGGGATGCCGCGCACCCGGCGGCAGCTCGCGGACGCCCTGGCCAAACGGGACATCCCCGAGGAGGTGTCGGAGCAGGTCCTCTCCCGGTTCGAGGAGGTGGGCCTGATCGACGACGCCGCGTTCGCCGGGGCCTGGGTCGAGTCCCGCCACCGCGGCCGGGGCCTGGCCCGCCGGGCGCTCGCGCAGGAACTCCGTACCAAGGGGGTGGACCCCACCCTCGTACAGGAGGCCCTGGAACAGCTGGACTCCGACCAGGAGGAGGAGACCGCCCGGGAGCTCGTGGAGCGCAAGCTCCGCGCGACCCGGGGCCTGGAGCGGGACAAGCGGATCCGGCGGCTCGCCGGAATGCTCGCCCGCAAGGGATACCCGGAGGGCATGGCCCTGCGGGTGGTCCGCCGCGCGCTGGAGGCGGAGGGCGAGGACGCCGACGACCTGGGGTACCCCGGGGGCTGA